In one Aromatoleum aromaticum EbN1 genomic region, the following are encoded:
- the nusB gene encoding transcription antitermination factor NusB: MSSKAARRRAREFALQGIYQWLLSANSMLLIEEHVSQVSGFDKADRELFISLLRGTLNNVDDLQAEFAPFIHRAVHELSPVERAILLLATHELKHNLDTPYRVIINEAIELAKSYGGTDGHRFVNGVLDKLATQLRVTEVSAGRS, encoded by the coding sequence ATGAGCAGCAAGGCTGCCCGCCGCCGGGCGCGCGAGTTCGCGCTGCAGGGGATTTACCAATGGCTGCTTTCGGCCAACTCGATGCTGCTCATCGAGGAGCATGTCAGCCAGGTCTCAGGCTTCGACAAGGCCGACCGCGAGCTCTTCATCAGCCTGCTGCGCGGCACGCTGAACAACGTCGACGACCTGCAGGCAGAGTTCGCGCCGTTCATCCATCGCGCCGTGCATGAACTGTCCCCGGTCGAACGCGCAATCCTGCTGCTCGCGACGCACGAACTCAAGCACAACCTCGACACGCCGTACCGCGTCATCATCAACGAGGCGATCGAGCTGGCGAAAAGCTACGGCGGCACCGACGGTCACCGTTTCGTCAACGGCGTCCTCGACAAGCTCGCGACGCAGCTGCGCGTCACCGAAGTCAGCGCCGGCCGCAGCTGA
- the ribH gene encoding 6,7-dimethyl-8-ribityllumazine synthase, producing MARYDNIPEFETDLDGRGLRVGIVMSRFNQDVCEGLLSACTAELLRLNVSPELMRIATVPGALEIPLALQTMARSGRFDALIALGAVIRGETYHFELVSNETGSGINRVGLDTGMPIANGVLTTEDDDQALARMQEKGADCARTAIEMAKLLKQLQ from the coding sequence ATGGCCCGTTACGACAACATTCCCGAATTCGAAACCGACCTCGACGGCCGCGGCTTGCGCGTCGGCATCGTCATGAGCCGCTTCAACCAGGACGTCTGTGAAGGCCTGCTGTCGGCCTGCACCGCCGAGCTGCTGCGCCTGAACGTGTCGCCGGAACTGATGCGCATCGCCACCGTTCCGGGGGCACTGGAAATCCCGCTGGCGCTGCAGACGATGGCGCGCAGCGGCCGCTTCGATGCGCTGATCGCGCTCGGCGCGGTGATCCGCGGCGAGACTTACCACTTCGAGCTGGTGTCGAACGAAACGGGCAGCGGCATCAACCGTGTCGGACTCGACACCGGCATGCCGATCGCCAACGGCGTGCTGACGACCGAAGACGACGACCAGGCCCTCGCGCGGATGCAGGAAAAAGGCGCCGACTGCGCCCGCACCGCGATCGAGATGGCCAAGCTGTTGAAGCAGCTCCAATGA
- the ribBA gene encoding bifunctional 3,4-dihydroxy-2-butanone-4-phosphate synthase/GTP cyclohydrolase II, translated as MGRPGAGTSALAPITEIVEDIRAGRMVVLVDEEDRENEGDLVLAAEHVTPEAINFMAKFGRGLICLTLTEARCRQLDLHLMVRDNRSPHGTAFTTSIEAAEGVTTGISAHDRSRTVQAAVARHAKPADIVQPGHIFPLMAQKGGVLIRAGHTEAGCDLAALAGLEPASVICEILKDDGTMARLPDLVEFAKEHGLKIGAIRDLIEYRSANEHLVERVAEKDVETPYGRFRLAAFEDKTSGEVHFALSHGEIRPERETLVRVHEPISVVDFIDPESGRHTFPVNQAMARLAEAEQGVIVLLYRPQSGSELLAGLRGDTSLAAKWDARLFGVGAQILRDLKVGKMRLLASPRKIPSMAGFGLEITGFVERP; from the coding sequence TTGGGACGGCCCGGCGCCGGCACGAGCGCACTCGCCCCGATCACCGAGATCGTCGAGGACATCCGCGCCGGCCGCATGGTCGTGCTCGTCGACGAGGAAGACCGCGAGAACGAAGGCGACCTCGTGCTCGCCGCAGAACACGTGACGCCGGAAGCGATCAACTTCATGGCGAAATTCGGCCGCGGGCTGATCTGCCTGACGCTGACCGAAGCGCGCTGCCGCCAGCTCGACCTGCACCTGATGGTGCGCGACAACCGCTCGCCGCACGGCACCGCTTTCACGACCTCGATCGAGGCGGCTGAAGGCGTCACGACCGGCATTTCCGCCCACGACCGCTCGCGCACGGTGCAGGCGGCCGTCGCGCGGCACGCGAAGCCGGCCGACATCGTGCAGCCCGGCCACATCTTCCCGCTGATGGCGCAGAAAGGCGGCGTGCTGATCCGCGCCGGCCACACCGAAGCGGGGTGCGATCTCGCAGCGCTGGCCGGGCTCGAGCCGGCGTCGGTGATCTGCGAGATCCTCAAGGACGACGGCACGATGGCGCGGCTGCCGGATCTGGTCGAGTTCGCGAAGGAGCACGGCCTGAAGATCGGCGCGATCCGCGACCTCATCGAGTACCGTTCGGCGAACGAGCACCTCGTCGAGCGCGTCGCCGAGAAGGACGTCGAGACGCCGTACGGCCGCTTCCGGCTCGCCGCGTTCGAGGACAAGACGAGCGGCGAAGTGCATTTCGCGCTCTCGCACGGCGAAATCCGCCCCGAGCGCGAAACCCTGGTGCGCGTGCACGAGCCGATCTCGGTCGTCGACTTCATCGATCCCGAGAGCGGCCGCCACACTTTCCCCGTCAACCAGGCGATGGCGCGCCTGGCCGAAGCCGAACAGGGCGTCATCGTGCTGCTCTATCGGCCGCAATCGGGCAGCGAACTGCTCGCCGGCCTGCGTGGCGACACCTCGCTCGCGGCGAAGTGGGACGCGCGCCTCTTCGGCGTCGGCGCGCAGATCCTGCGCGACCTGAAGGTCGGCAAGATGCGCCTCCTCGCGAGCCCGCGCAAGATCCCGAGCATGGCGGGCTTCGGTCTCGAGATCACCGGCTTCGTCGAGCGCCCCTGA
- a CDS encoding riboflavin synthase: MFSGIVAACGRIERIEALQDGVRLIVDADGLDLADVQIGDSIANSGVCLTVVALDGSRVQFDVSRETLNCTTGLDTVGNEVNLEKALCLADRLGGHLVTGHVDGVGEVVSFTPVGESHDLVIRAPAALAGYIAKKGSITVNGVSLTVNRVEAREFSINLIPHTVAVTNLKQLAAGSRVNLEIDLIARYVERMLAWREESAQ, translated from the coding sequence ATGTTTTCCGGAATCGTGGCCGCCTGCGGCCGAATCGAACGTATCGAAGCTCTCCAGGACGGCGTGCGCCTTATCGTGGATGCCGACGGACTGGACCTCGCCGACGTGCAGATCGGCGACAGCATCGCGAACAGCGGCGTCTGCCTGACCGTCGTCGCGCTCGACGGCAGCCGCGTGCAGTTCGACGTATCGCGTGAAACGCTGAACTGCACCACCGGCCTCGACACGGTCGGCAACGAAGTCAATCTCGAGAAGGCGCTGTGCCTCGCGGACCGGCTGGGCGGGCACCTCGTCACCGGCCACGTCGACGGCGTCGGTGAAGTCGTGAGCTTTACGCCGGTCGGCGAAAGCCACGACCTCGTGATCCGTGCCCCCGCGGCGCTCGCCGGCTACATCGCGAAGAAAGGGTCGATCACGGTCAACGGCGTGAGCCTCACGGTGAACCGCGTCGAAGCCCGCGAATTCTCGATCAACCTGATCCCGCACACCGTCGCCGTGACGAATCTCAAGCAGCTCGCCGCCGGCAGCCGCGTCAATCTCGAGATCGACCTCATCGCCCGTTACGTCGAACGCATGCTCGCGTGGCGCGAGGAATCCGCACAATGA
- the dsbD gene encoding protein-disulfide reductase DsbD, producing MRRLLLLLAALASLLALLPPTFAQGSPIEPEKAFRFAARALDPATVEITFDIADDYYLYGDKFKFTADPPTVQLGIPERAPGKIRHDEFFGDVETYRDEIRILLPVIAAEGVTAFRLTATSQGCWDGGICYPPTQQSTDIDLTATPVAAGGSFIDRFLSPGSTAGAGTGTAPSGDESGRIAGLLRDASVPLILLSFFGFGLLLAFTPCTFPMIPIISGVIVGHGHHISRGRAFALSLVYVLGMAAAYAVAGVAAGISGTLLSAALQNAWVLGAFALVFVLLALSMFGFYELQLPSALQSRLSSTANHQKGGSLGGVAVMGVLSALIVGPCVAAPLAGALLYIAQTGNATLGGVALFVMALGMGAPLIAVGVAARSVLPKVGPWMEGVRKAFGVMLLGVAVWLLTPVVPALVTMLAWAALLLFSGIFLHAIDPLPAHAKGWARFWKGTGVVMLIAGAAMFVGALAGSRDPLQPLAVLRAEASASVATAPRFEKVASVAELDARLASADRPVMLDFYADWCVSCKEMERFTFSDGAVQARMERMLLLKADVTANSDDDKALLKRFTLFGPPGTIFFDRDGKERDGLRVVGFMAAEPFGELLDRALR from the coding sequence ATGCGCCGCCTCCTGTTACTGCTGGCCGCCCTGGCCAGCCTGCTTGCCCTGCTCCCGCCGACATTCGCGCAAGGCAGCCCGATCGAACCCGAAAAAGCCTTCCGCTTCGCCGCTCGCGCGCTCGACCCGGCCACCGTCGAGATCACGTTCGACATCGCCGACGACTACTACCTTTACGGCGACAAGTTCAAGTTCACCGCCGACCCGCCGACCGTGCAGCTCGGCATTCCGGAACGCGCCCCGGGCAAGATCAGGCACGACGAATTCTTCGGCGACGTCGAAACGTACCGCGACGAGATCCGGATCCTGCTGCCGGTCATCGCAGCCGAAGGCGTCACCGCGTTCCGCCTGACCGCGACGAGCCAGGGCTGCTGGGACGGCGGCATCTGCTACCCGCCGACGCAGCAGAGCACCGACATCGACCTGACAGCGACGCCGGTCGCGGCCGGCGGCAGCTTCATCGACCGCTTCCTGTCGCCCGGCAGCACCGCAGGCGCGGGCACGGGCACGGCGCCGAGCGGCGACGAAAGCGGGCGCATTGCCGGCCTGCTGCGCGACGCGAGCGTACCGCTGATCCTGTTGAGCTTCTTCGGCTTCGGCCTGCTGCTCGCTTTCACGCCCTGCACTTTTCCGATGATCCCGATCATCTCGGGCGTCATCGTCGGCCATGGCCACCACATCTCGCGCGGACGCGCTTTCGCGCTGTCGCTCGTGTACGTCCTCGGCATGGCGGCGGCCTATGCCGTGGCCGGGGTCGCAGCGGGCATCTCCGGCACGCTGCTGTCGGCCGCGCTGCAGAACGCGTGGGTGCTCGGCGCCTTCGCGCTGGTGTTCGTGCTGCTGGCGCTGTCGATGTTCGGCTTCTACGAGCTGCAACTGCCGAGCGCGCTGCAGAGCCGCCTGAGCTCGACCGCGAATCACCAGAAAGGCGGCAGTCTGGGCGGCGTCGCGGTCATGGGCGTGCTGTCGGCGCTGATCGTCGGGCCGTGCGTCGCCGCACCGCTCGCCGGGGCGCTGCTCTACATCGCGCAGACCGGCAACGCGACGCTCGGCGGAGTCGCGCTGTTCGTCATGGCGCTCGGCATGGGCGCGCCGCTGATCGCAGTCGGTGTCGCCGCGCGCTCGGTGCTGCCGAAAGTCGGACCGTGGATGGAAGGCGTCAGGAAAGCGTTCGGCGTGATGCTGCTCGGCGTCGCGGTGTGGCTGCTGACGCCGGTCGTCCCGGCCCTCGTGACGATGCTCGCGTGGGCGGCGCTGCTGCTGTTCTCGGGCATTTTCCTGCACGCGATCGATCCGCTGCCGGCGCACGCGAAAGGCTGGGCGCGCTTCTGGAAAGGCACCGGCGTCGTCATGCTGATCGCCGGGGCGGCGATGTTCGTCGGTGCGCTGGCGGGTTCGCGCGACCCGCTGCAGCCGCTCGCGGTGCTGCGGGCCGAAGCGTCGGCGTCGGTGGCGACAGCGCCGCGTTTCGAGAAAGTCGCGTCCGTCGCCGAGCTCGACGCGCGCCTCGCGTCGGCCGATCGGCCGGTGATGCTCGATTTCTACGCCGACTGGTGCGTGTCGTGCAAGGAGATGGAGCGCTTCACGTTCAGCGACGGCGCGGTGCAGGCGCGCATGGAGCGCATGCTGCTGCTGAAGGCCGACGTCACCGCGAACAGCGACGACGACAAGGCGCTGCTGAAGCGTTTCACGCTGTTCGGTCCGCCGGGAACGATCTTCTTCGATCGCGACGGCAAGGAGCGCGACGGCCTGCGAGTCGTCGGATTCATGGCCGCGGAGCCGTTCGGCGAATTGCTCGACCGCGCGCTGCGCTGA
- the cutA gene encoding divalent-cation tolerance protein CutA has product MNEVLVVLTNLPDEASARALASHLVENRLAACVNMLAPCRSVYRWHDAVEEAAEVPLLIKTSADRYAALEAAVRAAHPYELPEIIAVPVVRGLPAYLDWVAAETALASTGHRPTP; this is encoded by the coding sequence ATGAACGAAGTGCTTGTCGTCCTGACGAATCTTCCCGACGAGGCGAGTGCCCGTGCGCTCGCGTCGCATCTCGTTGAAAACCGGCTCGCCGCGTGCGTGAACATGCTCGCGCCCTGCCGCTCCGTTTATCGCTGGCACGACGCGGTCGAAGAAGCGGCCGAAGTACCGTTGCTCATCAAGACGAGCGCCGACCGCTACGCGGCGCTCGAAGCCGCGGTCCGCGCCGCGCACCCATACGAACTTCCGGAGATCATCGCGGTCCCTGTTGTGCGGGGTCTGCCTGCTTATCTCGACTGGGTGGCCGCAGAGACGGCTCTGGCATCCACCGGGCACAGACCGACCCCGTGA
- a CDS encoding universal stress protein, protein MAMMKVLVPVDGSDNANRAVAHVLALYRSDAQLDIHLLNVQIPIDSGHARLFVSPEELEDYHRDEGLAALTPARHLLDEAHVPYTHHVAVGPVADTIIRYAKERGFDKVVMGSHGRTGLLQKVLGSVAHEVLKRSAIPVTLVKPGIES, encoded by the coding sequence ATGGCGATGATGAAAGTGCTCGTACCCGTGGATGGATCGGACAACGCGAACCGCGCCGTGGCTCACGTGCTGGCGCTCTATCGCAGCGACGCGCAGCTGGACATCCACCTCCTCAACGTGCAGATTCCGATCGACTCGGGCCATGCGCGGCTGTTCGTCAGTCCGGAGGAACTCGAGGATTACCATCGCGACGAAGGGCTTGCGGCGCTCACCCCCGCGCGCCACCTCCTCGACGAAGCGCACGTTCCCTACACCCACCACGTCGCGGTCGGCCCTGTCGCGGACACGATCATCCGCTACGCGAAGGAACGCGGCTTCGACAAGGTCGTCATGGGCTCCCACGGCCGCACCGGGCTCTTGCAGAAAGTGCTCGGCTCGGTGGCACACGAGGTGCTGAAGCGCTCCGCGATCCCTGTGACGCTCGTCAAGCCGGGAATCGAAAGTTGA
- a CDS encoding TerC family protein — MFEFMTDGAFWVSVLQIIAIDILLGGDNAVVIALACRKLPEHQRNQGIAWGVVGAIGLRIVLIFFALQLLELPFLKIVGALLLLWIGVKLMQPEEGDSHAGVEGAPHLLGAIRTIVIADAVMSIDNVIAVAGAAKGDLELVVFGIVISIPIIVWGSKFVLKLMDRFPAVITLGAALLGWIAGGMLVGDVTVRPWVEEMPSWLHYATSVIGAAFVVVLGSWLARRGAAPPPLVELAVDDPRAGRPGDK; from the coding sequence GTGTTCGAATTCATGACCGACGGCGCATTCTGGGTGTCGGTGCTGCAGATCATCGCGATCGACATCCTGCTCGGCGGCGACAACGCGGTGGTCATCGCGCTGGCGTGCCGCAAGCTGCCCGAGCACCAGCGCAATCAGGGCATCGCGTGGGGAGTCGTCGGCGCAATCGGGCTGCGCATCGTGCTGATCTTCTTCGCGCTGCAGTTGCTCGAACTGCCGTTCCTGAAGATCGTCGGCGCGCTGCTGCTGCTGTGGATCGGCGTCAAGCTGATGCAGCCCGAGGAAGGCGACAGCCACGCGGGCGTCGAGGGCGCGCCGCACCTGCTCGGGGCAATCCGCACCATCGTCATCGCCGATGCCGTCATGAGCATCGACAACGTCATCGCGGTGGCCGGCGCGGCGAAAGGCGATCTCGAGCTGGTGGTGTTCGGTATCGTCATCAGCATCCCGATCATCGTCTGGGGCAGCAAGTTCGTGCTGAAGCTGATGGACCGCTTCCCCGCCGTCATCACGCTCGGCGCGGCGCTGCTCGGCTGGATCGCCGGTGGCATGCTGGTCGGAGACGTGACGGTCAGGCCGTGGGTCGAAGAGATGCCGTCGTGGCTGCACTATGCGACGTCGGTGATCGGCGCGGCGTTCGTCGTCGTGCTCGGCAGCTGGCTCGCCAGGCGTGGCGCGGCGCCGCCGCCGCTGGTCGAACTGGCGGTCGACGACCCGCGCGCCGGGCGCCCGGGCGACAAGTAA
- a CDS encoding ABC transporter permease, with translation MPTSASSWRAPQLSRRFIPVWRRNFLVWRKLALPSVLGNLADPVIYLFGLGFGIGMLVPEVGGVRYISFLAAGMVCYSTMNAASFEVLYSGFSRMHVQKTWEAIMNAPIDLDDVVFAELVWAASKALLSGAAILLVISAFGLVDTRYVLWLLPLIFLVGLAFAALGLVMTALAPSYDFFMYYFTLFITPMTLVSGVFFPIEQLPPALRTAATLLPLTHAIELARPLLLGRLPENVALHLGVIAGYGTAAFWLALALTRRRLLK, from the coding sequence ATGCCGACCTCAGCGAGTTCCTGGCGCGCGCCGCAACTCTCGCGCCGCTTCATCCCGGTTTGGCGGCGCAACTTCCTCGTCTGGCGCAAGCTCGCGCTGCCATCGGTGCTCGGCAACCTCGCCGACCCGGTGATCTACCTGTTCGGCCTCGGCTTCGGCATCGGCATGCTGGTGCCGGAAGTCGGCGGCGTGCGCTACATCAGTTTTCTCGCGGCCGGCATGGTGTGCTATTCGACGATGAATGCGGCGTCGTTCGAAGTGCTGTATTCCGGCTTTTCGCGCATGCACGTGCAGAAGACCTGGGAAGCGATCATGAACGCGCCGATCGACCTCGACGATGTCGTGTTCGCCGAGCTGGTGTGGGCGGCGTCGAAAGCGCTGCTGTCGGGCGCCGCAATCCTGCTCGTGATCTCGGCTTTCGGGCTCGTCGACACCCGCTACGTGCTGTGGCTGCTGCCGCTGATCTTCCTCGTCGGCCTCGCGTTCGCCGCGCTCGGCCTGGTGATGACGGCGCTCGCGCCGAGCTACGACTTCTTCATGTATTACTTCACGCTGTTCATCACGCCGATGACGCTGGTGTCGGGCGTGTTCTTCCCGATCGAACAGCTCCCCCCCGCGCTGCGGACCGCCGCGACCCTGCTGCCGCTGACGCACGCGATCGAACTCGCCCGCCCGCTGCTGCTCGGACGGCTGCCCGAGAACGTCGCCCTGCATCTGGGCGTCATTGCCGGCTACGGCACCGCAGCTTTCTGGCTGGCGCTCGCGCTGACGCGACGGCGGCTTCTCAAGTAG
- a CDS encoding ATP-binding cassette domain-containing protein — MQADRPLTLSSRSPASPLSIRGLRKRYGDTEVVAGIDLELRRGECFTLLGPNGAGKTTTLRCALGLTAPSAGEIRLAGLPVPARAREARMRVGIVPQQDSLDPDFTCAENLIVYGRYFGLDEAAIRARIPELLAFAGLQGKRDARIQALSGGMKRRLTLARALVNRPELLILDEPTTGLDPQARHLIWERLKHLSRAGTTILLTTHFMDEAERLADRLAILDAGRMLTEGSPRDVIAAQIEPQVVEVYGDWNGGGGADGAEAWAAQHAAAFARRFEVSGETAFCYVEDAAPLLAHLSAQTGLRYLHRPANLEDVFLKLTGRELRD; from the coding sequence GTGCAGGCGGATCGTCCCCTGACGCTCTCGAGCCGGTCGCCGGCCTCTCCGTTGTCGATCCGCGGTCTGCGCAAGCGCTACGGCGACACCGAAGTCGTTGCCGGCATCGACCTCGAGCTGCGACGCGGCGAGTGCTTCACGCTGCTCGGCCCGAACGGCGCCGGCAAGACGACGACGCTGCGCTGCGCGCTCGGGCTCACTGCGCCGTCTGCCGGCGAGATCCGCCTCGCCGGCCTGCCGGTACCGGCGCGCGCACGTGAAGCACGCATGCGCGTCGGCATCGTGCCGCAGCAGGACAGCCTCGATCCCGATTTCACGTGCGCCGAGAACCTGATCGTCTACGGCCGCTACTTCGGCCTCGACGAAGCGGCGATCCGCGCACGCATCCCGGAGCTGCTCGCATTCGCAGGCCTGCAGGGCAAGCGCGACGCGCGCATCCAGGCGCTGTCGGGCGGCATGAAGCGGCGCCTGACGCTCGCCCGCGCGCTCGTAAACCGCCCCGAGCTGCTGATCCTCGACGAGCCGACCACCGGCCTCGACCCGCAGGCGCGCCACCTGATCTGGGAACGCCTCAAGCACTTGAGCCGTGCCGGCACGACGATCCTGCTGACGACTCATTTCATGGACGAAGCCGAGCGACTCGCCGACCGCCTCGCGATTCTCGACGCCGGCCGCATGCTGACCGAAGGTAGCCCGCGCGACGTCATCGCCGCGCAGATCGAGCCGCAGGTCGTCGAAGTCTACGGCGACTGGAACGGCGGCGGTGGCGCAGACGGCGCCGAAGCGTGGGCCGCGCAGCATGCGGCGGCGTTCGCGCGGCGCTTCGAAGTCAGCGGCGAGACCGCTTTCTGCTACGTCGAGGACGCGGCGCCGCTGCTCGCACACCTGTCCGCGCAGACCGGCCTGCGTTACCTGCACCGCCCGGCGAACCTCGAAGACGTGTTCCTCAAGCTCACCGGGCGCGAGCTCAGGGACTGA
- a CDS encoding glutathione S-transferase → MKLFASLTSPYARKIRIILAEKGLPFELVVDSPWEVNTRIPSVNPLGKVPALLTNGGEVFFDSPVIAGYLETLNVSPHLLPREPIEAVRVRQIEALADGITDAAVAMVLESRRPEAKRSDDEIAHQTGKIGRALDELERRATGRHWLHGDGLSIGDIATGAALAYLDLRHPDYDWRAAHPALAALAARLFARPSFIDTKPPVG, encoded by the coding sequence ATGAAGCTTTTCGCCTCGCTCACCAGCCCGTACGCGCGCAAGATCCGCATCATCCTCGCCGAGAAAGGGCTGCCGTTCGAGCTCGTCGTCGATTCGCCGTGGGAAGTGAACACACGCATCCCTTCCGTCAACCCGCTCGGCAAGGTGCCGGCGCTGCTCACCAACGGCGGCGAAGTGTTCTTCGATTCGCCGGTCATCGCCGGCTACCTCGAAACCCTCAACGTTTCCCCCCACCTGCTGCCACGCGAACCGATCGAGGCGGTGCGGGTGCGGCAGATCGAGGCGCTCGCCGACGGCATCACCGATGCGGCTGTCGCGATGGTGCTCGAATCGCGCCGCCCCGAGGCGAAGCGCAGCGACGACGAGATCGCGCACCAGACGGGCAAGATCGGCCGGGCGCTGGACGAGCTCGAGCGGCGCGCGACCGGTCGTCACTGGCTGCACGGCGACGGCCTGAGCATCGGCGACATCGCGACCGGCGCGGCGCTGGCCTACCTCGACCTGCGCCATCCGGACTACGACTGGCGCGCCGCGCACCCCGCGCTCGCGGCACTGGCCGCACGCCTGTTCGCGCGCCCGAGCTTCATCGACACCAAGCCGCCGGTAGGATGA
- a CDS encoding alpha/beta hydrolase produces the protein MSRPQASESVLLRGPDGAIEALIDVPGTVRGIALVCHPHPLFGGANTNKIAHTLARSLRELGYAAIRPNFRGVGKSEGAHDHGGAETEDMLSVIAWAQSRWGSLPIALGGFSFGAFVQTRVAKRLADSMTPAERIVLVGTATGEVRGARSYTTEAVPKDALVIHGAEDENVALANVLDWARPQELPIVVVPGADHFFHGKLHLIRDIIARAWAPR, from the coding sequence ATGAGCCGCCCGCAGGCGAGCGAAAGCGTGCTGCTGCGCGGCCCGGACGGCGCGATCGAAGCGCTGATCGACGTCCCCGGAACAGTCCGCGGCATCGCGCTGGTGTGCCATCCGCACCCGCTGTTCGGCGGGGCGAACACGAACAAGATCGCCCACACGCTCGCCCGCAGCCTGCGCGAGCTCGGCTACGCCGCCATACGGCCGAACTTCCGCGGCGTCGGCAAGAGCGAAGGCGCGCACGACCACGGCGGCGCCGAGACCGAGGACATGCTGTCGGTGATCGCATGGGCGCAATCGCGCTGGGGCAGCCTGCCGATCGCGCTGGGCGGATTCTCGTTCGGCGCGTTCGTCCAGACGCGGGTCGCGAAGCGGCTCGCCGACAGCATGACGCCGGCCGAGCGCATCGTGCTCGTCGGCACTGCGACCGGCGAAGTACGCGGTGCGCGCAGCTACACGACCGAAGCGGTACCGAAGGATGCGCTGGTGATCCACGGCGCCGAGGACGAGAACGTCGCGCTGGCGAACGTGCTCGACTGGGCGCGCCCCCAGGAACTCCCGATCGTCGTCGTCCCGGGCGCCGACCATTTCTTCCACGGCAAGCTGCATCTGATCCGCGACATCATCGCGCGCGCCTGGGCGCCGCGCTGA
- a CDS encoding (2Fe-2S) ferredoxin domain-containing protein, translated as MSYFKHHVFFCCNQREPGDTCCNNHNATGMQTYAKDRIAALGLKGRGKIRINKAGCLDRCDEGPVLVVYPDNVWYTYIDKEDIDEIIDEHLVHGRIVTRLRLPDAA; from the coding sequence ATGAGCTACTTCAAGCACCACGTTTTCTTCTGCTGCAACCAGCGCGAACCCGGCGACACCTGCTGCAACAACCACAACGCCACCGGGATGCAGACGTACGCGAAGGACCGCATCGCGGCACTCGGCCTCAAGGGCCGCGGCAAGATCCGCATCAACAAGGCCGGCTGTCTTGACCGCTGCGACGAAGGCCCGGTGCTCGTCGTGTACCCCGACAACGTCTGGTACACGTACATCGACAAGGAAGACATCGACGAGATCATCGACGAGCATCTCGTCCATGGCCGCATCGTGACCCGCCTGCGCCTGCCGGACGCCGCATGA
- a CDS encoding VanZ family protein, protein MPAARADPTLPRHLAFAYGLLILYACLHPLAGWKPTGLPPLDFLFAPWPKYFRYADLALNLLGFVPFGFVLAPALPERLGRAGAVVVATLIAGVLSFSMEVTQNFLPTRVSSNIDLGFNVLGGLIGALAGVRWGHALFDERGWLHRWRSERIIPGHSGDLGLMLLGLWLLAQLMPDSLLFGSGDLRQLLGLPTPLHFDPERFILLESVVVAVSLVAVGLFFRCMMQAASPLPVALLLLLGLAAKTVATASFFAPDAALVWLTPGTTRGLLYGVPLLAAALMLPRLHQHALAGVTMLAATTLTNLLPDNPYFMLGLASLQQGNFLNFHGLTRLTANLWPFLALSYLSAIGLWRGEHLAGR, encoded by the coding sequence ATGCCCGCCGCGCGCGCCGACCCCACCCTGCCGCGCCACCTCGCCTTCGCGTACGGACTGCTGATCCTCTACGCCTGCCTGCACCCGCTCGCCGGGTGGAAGCCGACGGGCCTGCCGCCGCTGGACTTCCTGTTCGCGCCGTGGCCGAAATATTTCCGCTACGCGGATCTCGCGCTCAACCTGCTCGGCTTCGTGCCGTTCGGCTTCGTACTCGCACCGGCGCTCCCCGAGCGCCTCGGGCGCGCGGGCGCAGTCGTGGTCGCGACGCTGATCGCCGGCGTGCTGAGCTTCTCGATGGAAGTCACGCAGAATTTCCTCCCAACCCGCGTGTCGTCGAACATCGACCTGGGATTCAACGTGCTCGGCGGCCTGATCGGCGCGCTCGCCGGAGTGCGCTGGGGCCATGCACTGTTCGACGAGCGCGGCTGGCTGCACCGCTGGCGCTCCGAACGCATCATTCCCGGCCACTCGGGCGACCTCGGCCTGATGCTGCTGGGCCTGTGGCTGCTCGCGCAGCTGATGCCCGACAGCCTGCTTTTCGGCAGTGGCGACCTGCGCCAGCTGCTCGGCCTGCCGACACCCCTGCATTTCGATCCCGAACGCTTCATCCTGCTCGAATCGGTCGTCGTCGCCGTGAGCCTCGTCGCCGTCGGCCTTTTCTTCCGCTGCATGATGCAGGCGGCCAGTCCCTTGCCGGTTGCGCTGCTGTTGCTGCTCGGGCTTGCCGCGAAGACCGTCGCGACCGCGTCGTTCTTCGCTCCCGACGCGGCGCTGGTGTGGCTCACGCCCGGCACCACACGCGGGCTGCTGTATGGCGTGCCGCTGCTGGCGGCGGCGCTGATGCTGCCGCGCCTGCACCAGCACGCGCTCGCGGGCGTGACGATGCTGGCGGCGACGACGCTGACGAACCTGCTCCCCGACAACCCGTATTTCATGCTCGGGCTGGCGTCGCTGCAGCAGGGAAATTTCCTCAACTTCCACGGCCTGACCCGGCTCACGGCGAACCTGTGGCCGTTTCTCGCGCTGTCCTACCTGTCCGCGATCGGGCTGTGGCGCGGCGAACACCTGGCCGGCCGCTGA